A single Bombus pascuorum unplaced genomic scaffold, iyBomPasc1.1, whole genome shotgun sequence DNA region contains:
- the LOC132915974 gene encoding DNA-binding protein Ikaros-like, protein MTEPTPSEYAITIKEEPIYPEVCDDSSPVDTNTGNENETATFEGESSDDVYRRNGESACPQESTYLENNKSEPDKRTSKHKVPSNNGISCNVCLLTFQTKNLLELHNKLYSCNILKCNNCIATFTTHISLIRHLKTRCYTKKSHGYRCNFCNRRFSYKKHVQSHLFHVHENAICSGESKITKTSPESLEKSKHSNGIVKAESNTSHSPSPKHVISSINISLKPPNSSNDTPTKGSSSKIKSTHPKRLNDSHGTLSKRMTQTVLTDLISLDKDKPNDEWVSRKKVIDTENIPGTATIIPTSTLETFSNKTSTASEVIQMSTSVKRIESPVRKRLFVQTHVNLETMTSLLSNEIKAESESSNTSHNMSYNLRPVKRCSSPSYDFYDLLEFKTSERSRPSCTKNKSHYIFNQSTRSAPESKRKECVVLLENCDKFLEPTSFVSNENEDENEDENEKENEKEHNEAFKQAVLQNVNEEFEGFRETSSADNLPLTADTFASKRFNEFAKSFAHRLIVPQQESVEFKKNFKVNRQKRFQCHICKKSFSLKENLCEHMKLFHTIYMSSICNARYTSMNKLLSHYLRQHIVFKRRECCVCYEKFDTSALLKRHMILHCVKTIRSKKDSLPVDVEINCNVSKKQHKCKGCRKRFWLYSCLKQHENVCRRMKVLIHKQRVRRVNHLSRSLKEPSDMELDILQSPDLKQMLDVPGRTTRSLKNYSAPSTLITGDIFSSSFDTAVKDERLLNGIACVEGYQADKMNGTKFP, encoded by the exons ATGACAGAGCCAACA cCTTCTGAATATGCAATAACCATAAAGGAAGAGCCAATCTATCCAGAGGTTTGCGATGACTCGTCGCCAGTTGATACGAATAcaggaaatgaaaatgaaacagcGACGTTTGAAGGTGAATCTTCGGATGACGTTTATCGTAGAAATGGAGAATCCGCGTGTCCTCAAGAAAGTacttatttagaaaataacaaatcgGAACCTGATAAACGAACAAGTAAGCATAAAGTACCTTCAAACAACGGAATAAGTTGCAACGTTTGTTTGTTAacttttcaaactaaaaatttattggaactgcataataaattatatagctGTAACATACTTAAGTGTAATAATTGCATTGCGACCTTCACTACGCATATTTCGTTGATACGTCATTTGAAGACGCGATGTTACACGAAAAAATCGCATGGATAtagatgtaatttttgtaaccgAAGGTTTTCCTATAAAAAACATGTCCAATCTCACTTATTCCATGTGCATGAGAATGCAATATGTTCTGGTGAAAGCAAAATTACGAAAACATCTCCTGAATCGTTAGAAAAGTCGAAGCATTCGAATGGTATAGTAAAGGCAGAATCAAATACTTCACACAGTCCCTCCCCCAAACATGTAATTAGctcaataaatatatctttgaaacCACCTAATAGTTCAAACGATACACCCACCAAGGGTTCGAGCAGCAAGATCAAGTCTACGCATCCGAAACGGTTAAACGATTCGCATGGTACACTTTCGAAAAGGATGACGCAGACCGTCCTTACAGACTTAATATCGCTGGACAAAGACAAACCGAATGACGAATGGGTTAGCCGGAAAAAAGTTATCGATACGGAGAATATACCTGGTACTGCGACTATTATTCCAACTTCGACGCTCGAGACATTTAGTAACAAGACATCAACGGCTTCAGAAGTTATTCAGATGTCCACTTCTGTTAAGCGAATCGAATCTCCTGTTAGGAAAAGACTGTTTGTTCAAACTCATGTGAATTTAGAAACAATGACATCTTTATTaagcaacgaaataaaagCTGAATCTGAAAGCTCCAATACCTCGCACAATATGTCTTACAACCTTAGGCCAGTGAAAAGATGTTCTTCTCCTTCATAtgatttttacgatttattgGAGTTTAAGACCTCTGAAAGATCAAGACCATCTTGTACAAAAAACAAGTCTCACTACATCTTTAATCAAAGTACAAGATCTGCGCCTGAGTCTAAGCGTAAAGAATGTGTGGTCCTTTTGGAGAACTGCGACAAATTCTTGGAGCCTACTAGTTTTGTGtcaaacgaaaacgaagacgaaaacgaagacgaaaacgaaaaggaaaacgaaaaagaacaCAATGAAGCTTTCAAACAAGCAGTATTGCAAAATGTGAATGAGGAATTTGAAGGTTTTCGTGAAACAAGCTCGGCAGATAACTTGCCTTTGACAGCTGACACGTTTGCGTCAAAGCGATTCAATGAATTTGCAAAATCTTTCGCTCATAGATTAATCGTACCTCAACAAGAATCGGTCGAGTTTAAGAAGAACTTTAAGGTCAATCGGCAGAAAAGATTTCAATgtcatatttgtaaaaaatcgtTTTCTTTGAAGGAGAACCTGTGCGAGCACATGAAATTGTTCCATACGATTTACATGTCGAGCATATGCAACGCGCGTTACACGTCCATGAATAAGTTACTATCTCACTATCTACGTCAGCATATTGTGTTTAAACGAAGGGAATGTTGCGTGTGTTATGAGAAGTTTGACACGTCGGCATTGTTGAAGCGACACATGATTTTGCATTGTGTGAAGACCATAAGATCAAAAAAAGACTCTCTACCGGTCgatgttgaaataaattgcaatgtATCGAAAAAACAACACAAATGCAAAGGTTGTCGCAAACGATTTTGGCTATACTCGTGTTTGAAACAACATGAGAATGTATGTCGTCGAATGAAGGTCTTAATACATAAACAACGTGTACGTCGTGTAAACCATTTGTCTCGCTCCTTGAAAGAACCAAGTGACATGGAACTCGACATATTACAGTCACCTGATTTGAAACAAATGTTGGATGTTCCGGGTAGGACGACGAggtctttgaaaaattattcggcTCCTAGTACGCTTATTACGGGTGATATTTTCTCTTCGTCATTCGATACAGCTGTAAAGGACGAAAGGTTACTTAATGGGATTGCATGCGTAGAGGGTTACCAAGCGGACAAGATGAACGGAACAAAGTTTCCTTAG